The window GTAGGCATGAATCAAAATTTATTGGAAGTATTATAAAACAAGTTTTGCAAGAGGTCAACCAGAAACCTCTAGATGTTGCTCATTACCCAATTGGATTAGATTCTTCTATCCAACATATAGAGTTGTTACTGCAAAGTGAATGTGAGCATGAAGTTCGCATGGTTGGTATATGTGGCGTTGGTGGAATTGGAAAAACAACTCTGGCGAAAGCTATCTACAATCGAATATTTCGACAATTTGGTGGTTGTTGCTTCCTTTCAGACATTAGATCAAAAGGTAAAGAACAGGGTCTAGTCAAGCTACAAGAGAAACTACTTTGTCAAATTCTCAAAACTAAGGAATTCGAAGTTGATGGTGTTGCTGAAGGTGTCAATCTAATCAAAGCAAGACTTGGATCAAAGAAGGTTCTAATTGTTCTTGATGACGTGGATCATAGAAGCCAATTAGAATCCTTGACAAGAGAAAGAAGTTGGTTTGGCTCTGGCAGTGTAATAATTATTACAACCCGAGACAAGCATTTGTTGTATGGGCTTACAACAAGTGAGATACACCAGGccaaacttttaaatgaaaatgaagatcAACAACTTTTTTGTTGTCATGCTTTTAACAGTCTTTCTCCATCACAAGAATATGTTGAGCTGGCAAAAgacataataaaatattcagGTGGGATACCATTAGCTCTTGTGACATTGGGGTCACATTTGCAAGGGAGATCCGTAGAAGAATGGAGATATGAGTTCATAAAACTAAGAGCAATTCCTCATGGTGATATTCAAAAGATTCTCCAGATAAGCTTTGATGGACTTGATGACAATCCTAAGAGTGTTTTCCTTGATATCGCATGTGCCTTTCATGTGTGTTATGAGGATGAAGTTACCAAAGCATTAAATGCGTGTGGTTTTTATTTTGAAAGTGCAAATGCAACCTTAGTCGAAAGGAACTTGCTCCAAAGGGATTGGCCTTATTTGGTGATGCATGATCTTGTGCGGGATATGGGAAGAGAAATCGTTCGCAGGGAATCACCTCGAGACTCTGGGAAACGGAGTAGATTGTTCAACCCTCAAGAAGTCCATGATGTTCtacaaggaaataaagtaagtaaattttattagCTTTATCTTAGTTATACATTTGCTTATAATTTAGATTGTCACCAGAAGAACTCAATTCATTTGTGCTTAATTCTTCTTTGGCTAGCAAATTATCTCTAGTTGTTTGCCGACCACTCTTTCCTAATTTCTCGTACTTTTCTTTTTACTAAACTACAGGGTTCCGAAAATGTAGAAGTATTGGTGTTAGAACGACATGCATTAAAGGGTGTGAAGCTGAGCACAAAAGCATTTCAGAAAATGATAAAACTTAGGGTGCTTAAAATCGACGACTTACATATTAGTGGAGATTTTGAGCTATTGTCCAAGGAACTCAGATGGTTGTCTTGGAAAGGATGTCCTTTAAAATGTATACCATCAAATTTTCCAGCTGAGAAACTTGTAATCCTGAATATGAAAGGGAGCAATATCGAAGAATTTGGTTTGAATTTGCAGGTTCGTTACTCAATTCTGCAATTTGATGTGTACTGTTATATTGCAACTACGTGAAGGAAAATGTtaattgaaattatattttgtttacttCTTAGTATTGTAGAAGTTTGAAGGAGCTGAATCTTTATGATTGCAAACGCCTCAGAAGTACTCCAAACTTCAGCGGTTCACGAAGTCTTGAAACTTTGTCGCTTGAGAATTGCTCAAGTCTAAAGGAGATCCATCCATCAATAGGAAATTTGGAAAGACTAACTGATCTTCAATTGAATGGTTGCAAAAAGATATCAGATCTTCCGAGCAACATATGCCAGCTAAAATCCCTTAAATACTTGGACATTAGTTACTGCTCATCTTTACAAACACTGCCAGTTGACATTGGAGATATGCACAGCCTAAGACATATTTATGCATGGGATACGGGTATAAAACAACTGCCCGAATCTGTTGAAATGCTAAGAAATCTTGAAGAATTGCTAGTGGGAGGTCGAAATTTAGAGGCCAAAAGGAGTTTTTCTCGAAGAAGAGTTCGCCGCATAGAATCcttgtcaatttttatttttcatttaagcCTTCCTTATTTTGGTTTATCCGAGGATGATATTCCTAGGGACATTGGGAGATTATCCAACTTACATTATTTAGATTTGAGCGGCAACAGTTTCCTCTATCTACCCTTTGATTTTTCCAAGTTACCATTGTTgatgtatttgtatttgaatgaTTGTAAGAATCTTCAAACACTCCCctcaatatcaaatttagagAAGCTTACAATTGCCAAAAACTGGTCACGATTACAGGGTTGGACAACCTCCCTTCAATAGACAAGATGGACATGATTAATTGTACTCGTCTGCAGAATCCATTCAATGAAGGCTTCTTTAGTGCCCCTGCTCTATCAATTCCGTCTAGAGAACATCAACGGTATGAGGTTAGTCCCTCTCCCTCTGTGATCTCTCTCTCGTATCACATTAATAATTAATGATCTAATTGTGTCTTAATTTGTCTGATGAAGCAGCGGTTACAAGTTTATGTCGAAAGCAATGAGATTCCAGATTGGTGCAGCAATAAAGTAACAGCTCATGAATCTATTTGTTTGACTATGCCCACACTACATAATGAGGAGTATAAGTTCTTAGGAATGGTTCTCTGGTTTGTTTGCCACTTTTGGAATTTACCCGCCCATCTTCAACACTTTGTTGTTACTGTTGCCCATATAAAGCGTTTAGCTTCTCTGTTTCGTTGGGATAATGATAAACGTGACAGTGTGGGAGAAGTATCATGTGTATATTACTTCCCTTGCTCAAATGATACACTGAATATCAAAGGCGGGGAACAGATCAGAGTAGAGGATGGCAAAGGCAAAGGTATAGTAAAGAAGATAGGAGGTACATCTGTTATATTTAGACCAACATGGCAATGTTACATCTTTCCCGGCAAAAAAAGTAGTAGAAGAAAAGAAGacaaacagaaaaagaaaaatgatgttTGGTGGCAGTGGTGGACGACTATTGGTGTTCCCCATTTCCAGAAAAATTTCAGCAAGGCATAAAAGAGCAAAGTTCTGATAGTTTTCCTTTCGATAAAGCTTGGGAATGAGTGATGACTGAATCAACTTTTTTCCATTTGTATTCTGCTAGTTTCTTACACATGGTCTTTCGAGATTCGCTTTGCTAGCTTTCACATTACACctaattatatttataacaCTCTTAAATTGTTTAATGGGTAATAGGACACACACAAAGTTaaagtgtctttttgaaaattcgagacaacttcagtggtgactttatgtcttttctcttaaaaATTCCTAATCATGATTCCACTTCATGAATCACATGCTTagtgtataataaaataataaaagaagcACTAATCATGAAACGAGACCACATTAATTAGGTGTTAAAcaacaattttcaaaaaataaaaattgcaatGAGCCATACTATAGaaatataatgtttaattatttatctttcTTAGGTCCGCCTATAATATCTAAAAACCCTCTAAATCGATCAACTCAAATTCGTGTTAAAATATGCCGACTAGCATATTCCCTATCAAACGATAGTACTTCATTAACATTGCTTGACTTTAAAACCtctaaataaggataaaatgatCCCCTCATTTTATATAGATACATTGTTAAAAAGGTTTAAGAAAAATCCCATGTGTTACATGTTGATTAGAATGATTAAAAAGTGACGATTAGCATTTTGGGCTAGTAGAATTAGGACACGTTTCACGTTATACTTTTCTTAATTAGACAAATTTGTTGgattccacttttttttttgtagtactatatatataaaccaaTTATGTTGATCTTTGGCATTTCACAATTCCAACACTTTTCAGCAACCCTAAATCCTTAATTCAggtaatatgattttttaatcatatatagacatattttttgtttacacttTGTTTGTATTTATTATCTTCCTTGTATTCTATCTTTGCATTTCCTTGGATCTTATAAGCTtacttgcttttttttttcttgatgtaTGGTCACGGACAATTCTCACTTCATGATCCTGGTTTAGTTACGATTAAATTCGGTTTGATTATTATTACAAACACAAGTTTTTTCCATCACAAATCAGTGAGAAATTTGTGTTATAaagtatgataaaaaaaaaataatcaattgtgGATTGAACTAGCTCACTAGGAAAATGCATGATTGAAAATAGACTCTCACAGAAATACTAAGAAACTTCTTAATATATTCTGTGTGAAAACACTACTAATTTTTCttgattcaatcaaaataattGTGTGGAAATTGCTACTGAACATTTTGAGTGAAAAATTTCAATGGGAAAATAGtggttttttagtagtgaatatAATGTTTATTTTCTCTAGTCATGGTTGGTAGccttctctattttttatttgccCAATGTTGGACTCTATGTCATCCACACGATATATCTAACATATCGACTTCAGAGCGTATGATCGTGTTAATTAGAATATGTTCGAATGACCTGATGTGCAATCCTCGTTACAcacataatattaattttttccctTGTTATTGTAAAGCTGCAGAATTTCACTAGGCTGGTTAATTAATTGGTTCagatgaaaatgttgaagaaaaataGTTCACTTGTTCTTATGACCTGTTTGGTTGTTCTGCTAATTTGTGAAATCAAGTCATGGACATTCTCATATAGGGAGAAATTTACTGAGCAACCAAACAGGTAGTTATTATGCAGTAATATTTGATGCTGGAAGCAGAGGAAGTAGAGTTCATGTTTTTCGTTTTAGCCAAAATTTGGATTTACTTCCTATTGGTAAATATGGTCTTGAAGTTTTTGATAAGGTGCGTTATACTCCGATCTCAAATATTAGTCGTTTTGACAAATTAATTTAACGTATCTCAAAATATTCCGATGTTTTAGAAAAATAGTGTAGGATTAAATATACAACGAAATATGGattatgtttagtttttttttgtttctcattcAATGTTCGATATTCCTCCTTCTGGGCctgattaattcaaatttgtgTGGGAAAATGCAGGTTAAACCAGGGTTGAGTTCATATGAAAATGATCCAAAGGCAGCTGCCAAATCATTAGAGCCCCTTCTATTAAAAACTGAAAGTGTTGTTCCTACTTGCACCCTGATACACCTGTGGAACTTGGGGTTAGTATTGTAATTTTTACACTATCATTATAACTTAATCGATTGTTATAAgcgattttaatttgttgtactTGAGCCGAGGATTTTTTGGAAATAGTCTCTCTATCCCTCCGAGGTAGTGATAACATATGTGTACATTCTATcctccctagacctcacttgtaggtaggggtgtacaagccaAACCGTAAAGTCAAACCGAACCGacgaatcaaatcaaatcggaaaaaaaaaatgatttgtggtttggtttggcggttgaaaaaaaaatcgaccatcttggtttggtttgatattaaaagaaaaaaagtcaaaccgAACCCAAACCAAAgcgacataatatatatataaaattttattttatttatagataaaaaaaattatttataatctactttgttaatatatttttagttagttaatagttttcaatgtttatatattttatttcaaatttaggcttgtaaaatttgtaaatattttattttgtatttagatccgaagttacaattatattgttctagtttttcaaattcaaagttaacaatttactttgtaaatattttgttttgtattcagtttgcATGTAgcctttaatcttattaatttaacataatgaatgttgatatttaaaaaaaaataattgtactcatgtgaattttaccgtcttttcaaaaatttctattcatttaacattttttaagtttagcttatcacacatgtaagtgaaaatatatttgatctctttttcaaacaccatatagttgtaaaaaactgaaaaaatctaaaaatcgaaaaaaaccaaaaagaacCGATTAAAGCCGAAACTGAAAAAACCGActttatgtggtttgatttgatttttagatttaatataCCGACATAATTgatttaggttttttttaataaaaaaccaaaccaaaccgacctaTGTACACCGTACCCTTACTTGTAGGATTtcactgaatatgttgttgttgttgttacaaGCGATTTAATTGAGTGACCATTTGAGAAATTAACTCCGAAAATACTTAGTTATTAAAGAACAACAATATATTCACAATGAATAAATACACACTgaggaaaataagaatgaataactttaattaaaatagaaataattaacttaaaagataaaatatttactaaatgGTCTTAATaatactaattattttattcttatcttACCAAATTGTTACCTTAATGGTTAATAATACAGGAAACTGCAGGCTTAAGAATATTAAAAGGCAATGCTGCAGAAAGAATTATGCAATCGGTACAATtctaattacttttttttggcTATAAGTGTAATTATAAATGCCActaataacttaattaattgtttggtaattatttgtgttattatgttaattaatatttttcaaaggTGAGAAATATGCTGAAGAATGAAAGCATATTTGAATACAAGGATGAATGGGTTTCTATCCTTAGTGGAACTCAAGAAGGTTCTTATTTTTGGGTAAGTATTTTCTCCATTGAGCTCGGGATATGAAGTTGTCTTTAGTTCAAAGCGTTTTTTTACtcttaaagtaaaaataaattatgaaaatttagaTTAGTCGAACTATAAAGTAAGACTAAACACCGTgtgaaaaacacaaaaaaagtactttttcCGCCTTTTGATCACTTTAgcgataaaaataataataattcactTCCTTGTTTTGTTGTGTTGAACTATGCAATCACCTTATCTAAAAGTTCAATTTGTTAAAGAGGACATGTTTTTACTCACTTAATCACATTTTTAACACGTCTATTCCCGTCGAGCCTGTTTTTCTTTCATGGACCAATCAcatatatatcaatttttttctttggtaaCGGATGATAGTGAGATTCGATCCCAATACCTGTACGACTATCTATTCTAATACCATATTGAATTTTAAGGCCGTCTCATCTAAaaacttaaacttttaatttaaagaaaacacaattttatttacttttaatcATATAATTCTTAACATGtttgcttgttttttttttttttacaacatttattttattgcaGGTTGGCTTGAACTATTTATTAAGAACTTTGGGTAAAAGCTAACAAAATACATTAGTTACTATAGATCTTGGAGGTGGATCAGTACAAATGACTTTTGCTTTATCAAAGGAAAATTCAGAAAAAGCTCCAATAAATTTAGATGGAGAGAAATGTGTAACAAAAATCCCTCATAGGAGCTAATTATTACCTTTATGTTCATAGGtataattacttttaaatgTCGTAGAATGCCTTTGACTTCTTCGTACATTTACTTCTTTGTATATTGAATCTAAGATTCTGATTCCGTTACTatatgtaaaattaattttttttatgcagTTATTTGAACTATGGTCTACTAGCATCACGAGCTGAAATTCTTAAAGTTTCAAGAAACTCTACTAGTCCATGCATTTTGAAGGGCACTTATGGTACATAACTATTTAAATATAGCAGTGTTTGAATAGGCACAAagttttaagatttattttgtttgaaatttattgtttaaaacaaatcataaatacaacaacataccaagtgAAATCTTAT of the Solanum stenotomum isolate F172 unplaced genomic scaffold, ASM1918654v1 scaffold37307, whole genome shotgun sequence genome contains:
- the LOC125852578 gene encoding disease resistance protein RUN1-like, with product MNTQGESSSSSSHLYYDVFLSFRGEDTRKTFTGHLYTQLCQVGVHTFIDDDELRKGDVISTKLDKAIEQSRVAIVVFSENYASSSWCLDELVKILDCRAKLVQVVLPIFYDVDPSQVRKQTGSFGEALAKHKDRLFGAERMEKWKAALTEAANLSGWDLRNMADGHESKFIGSIIKQVLQEVNQTPLDVDHYPIGLDYSIQHIELLLQSGCEHEVRMVGICGVGGIGKTTLAKAIYNRIFRQFSGCCCFVSDIRSKAEESGLIKLQEKLLCQILKTKEFEVDSVAEGVNLIKARLGSKKVLIVLDDVDHRSQLESLTRERSWFGSGSVIIITTRDKHLLYGLTTSEIHQAKLLNENEDQQLFCCHAFNSLSPSQEYVELAKDIIKYSGGIPLALVTLGSHLQGRSVEEWRYEFIKLRAIPHGDIQKILQISFDGLDDNPKSVFLDIACAFHVCYEDEVTKALNACGFYFESANATLVERNLLQRDWPYLVMHDLVRDMGREIVRRESPRDSGKRSRLFNPQEVHDVLQGNKGSENVEVLVLERHALKGVKLSTKAFQKMIKLRVLKIDDLHISGDFELLSKELRWLSWKGCPLKCIPSNFPAEKLVILNMKGSNIEEFGLNLQVRYSILQFDVYCYIATT